From Triticum urartu cultivar G1812 chromosome 2, Tu2.1, whole genome shotgun sequence, a single genomic window includes:
- the LOC125540632 gene encoding bisdemethoxycurcumin synthase-like, with translation MAGGPSNLGKIRCTRRAQGSAAVLAIGTANPVNHVSQEEFPDYYFRVTKSEHLTDHKDTFKTICGAIGTENRSFQYTEEQLNSYPDFLLQHTLPSLEVRLDIVASAAPQLAASAAKKAIAKWGRPATDITHLVVSTNSDASAPGIDVHLVSLLGLRLNICRTMLQLNGCFAGSSALRLAKDLAENNRGAQVLVVCVQLSIAGFCGPDDHLDTLIIHAMFGDGAGVVIVGADTMHPVEQPMFEMVSASQTIIPGTQHVLGVNMGSYGVGGKVSTELYKLVADNIEPCLSEAFGPLDMGAQWNDLFWAVHPGARGILDGIDKKLQLEPTKLAASRSVLRNFGNMFSATIIFVLDELRRRMDKEGERAEWGVMLGFGPGFTIETMVLHTTGALNKN, from the exons ATGGCAGGCGGCCCATCAAACCTCGGCAAGATCCGGTGCACTCGGCGTGCACAAGGCTCCGCGGCAGTGCTGGCAATCGGAACGGCAAACCCAGTGAACCACGTGTCTCAAGAAGAGTTCCCTGACTACTACTTCCGTGTCACCAAGAGCGAGCACCTCACTGACCATAAAGACACATTCAAGACAATAT GTGGTGCGATTGGCACAGAGAATCGTTCCTTTCAATACACGGAGGAACAGCTGAACTCTTACCCTGACTTCCTGCTTCAACACACGTTGCCATCCCTTGAAGTTCGGCTTGATATTGTGGCTAGTGCTGCTCCACAACTTGCCGCATCAGCCGCCAAGAAGGCCATTGCAAAGTGGGGACGTCCGGCCACTGACATCACCCACCTTGTCGTCAGCACCAACTCGGACGCCAGCGCCCCAGGCATCGACGTACACTTGGTTTCACTTCTTGGCCTTCGCCTCAACATCTGCCGTACGATGCTCCAACTGAACGGCTGCTTCGCTGGCAGCTCTGCTTTGCGCTTGGCAAAAGACCTTGCTGAGAACAACCGCGGAGCACAGGTCCTTGTGGTTTGCGTGCAGCTCTCCATTGCTGGTTTCTGTGGCCCGGACGACCACTTAGACACCCTCATTATTCATGCGATGTTCGGCGATGGGGCTGGAGTGGTCATTGTCGGTGCTGATACCATGCACCCTGTCGAGCAGCCGATGTTTGAGATGGTGTCTGCCTCACAGACCATCATACCGGGCACCCAGCATGTGCTCGGCGTGAACATGGGGAGCTATGGTGTTGGTGGCAAAGTTTCCACCGAACTGTACAAACTGGTGGCAGACAACATCGAGCCATGCCTTTCGGAGGCATTTGGTCCACTTGACATGGGTGCCCAGTGGAATGACCTCTTCTGGGCAGTTCACCCTGGAGCCCGTGGGATATTGGATGGAATCGACAAGAAACTCCAGTTGGAGCCCACAAAGCTAGCGGCGAGCCGAAGTGTTCTACGAAACTTTGGTAACATGTTTAGCGCTACTATCATCTTCGTGCTGGATGAGCTACGACGGCGAATGGACAAGGAAGGAGAGCGAGCAGAGTGGGGGGTCATGCTCGGATTCGGTCCAGGATTCACTATCGAGACGATGGTGCTGCACACTACCGGCGCTCTAAACAAAAACTAG